The Vitis vinifera cultivar Pinot Noir 40024 chromosome 7, ASM3070453v1 genomic interval ttatgtctagtattttatttttaattatttgatatatttgtataattattttttgaaacaggccttataaataagtgaaaaagcaaaaaatagcTGAAGGatggttttttgttcttaagaatataaaaacaaaaaaaacagtttttgattgttaaatatgtttttttgattttttgttttggagaacaaaatagtattttcaaaaacggTTGTCAAAAAGTTTCTTAGgctttgttttctaaaattgtaaaaaaaaaaacaaaaatggaaatatatttggaaattagataatagaaaataaatttttattcttaaaaacaaaatatgatatgtttttaaaaagtattttttaattgtttttacttattttcacttgttttaaaaatgattttatatacaTAGGAGAATGGTAAAACATAAATCACTAATTATAAAAGTTATCTTTAAAACGTatttaataacatataaaataatttaaggtTAAAgatatttcaagtttttaaggagatttttgttttataaaatgtgagagaatagttttaaaaattatttttaaaaactggttTTGATGGTATTTTCTAAACAGAGCCTTATGCTCCGTATCAAGAAGTCGCTATATAATATCAGTACTACCAGTCATTTAGTACTGCAACATCGTCAGTAAGAATGTAGGCCTCATTCATATTCTGCTCTCCCCCTTATCTCTGatcaaagttattattattattgaccCAGATGTTTCAATCAATACATATTTTTGACCCATCTGATTTCTGCTCTAGGAATCTTTTGTGATCTCTAGATGTTATATGGAGGTAAGTTGGTAACTAACACCCACCCCAACTGGAAAGAAACATAGAAGGAGAAAATTTAGGTTAAATAAACCACACTGCCTGTATGCCAATTTACTCAATAACATAAAAGATGGACTGGGGCACAGAATCAGATGTAAAAGGGCAAATGTGTAGATGGATCTTAATAGAATGATCAATATCCCATAGACAACAAGCATCTCTCTCTAATCTCTATGTTCATAAAGGCATCTCCTGCAATTCTGTTGCAGGCGGCAAATGcttcaattcaaaaaaaaaaaaaaaaatacaattactTTTGTATCTCTTAACTTGGATGTATCCATGGTTAACAATATAGGTCCTGCCACTGGTGTCAACATTAATCTGTACGCCGTGATATTGAAACTGCACCACTGCTGAAACGATCAGTAGCTATCtaattagtaataataatttttcaaccATTAAGAATAGGGTTCAAATGAATCAAGGTGCTGATAACAAACCCCTCAGATTATAACAAGTCCTTAGGTTTAGAGTCATACATGGCCCAAAACCGACTGAGCTGAAGCTTGAACTGAACAACTCACTATGATCAGCTCGGTTCATTCTAGGCCCCATTCCCAATTAAGAAATTTGGTTGGACACAATATTTTTGGGTGGTTAAGAGGTTGTTGATCTTAAAATTAAATGGCCATGTAGTGATTACCTTCACGAGTGAAAATGAACATTCTGAAGCAGACATCGAGCATTATGCAGAACCGCATTGATCTCCTCATTTGCGGCATCAAGCAGGCGGAGTTCCCTGATTTCCTCCTGCCACTTCTCTATCTGTTCCTTGTGTATCCTATAAGCATAAATTTGAGAAACAAATTGTGTTTACGGAAAAGGAAAAAACCAACAGCAACTCCAATagttttaattctaaaaattcaGTAACAGACAGAATCATTCGTTCTTCAAATTCGTTACTCAAATCCTTGAAGAGCGTCTTTCCTGATTCCAGCAACTCAGATACCTGCACAAGTCATGGTTACAAGTTACATCATTCCGTTCATTTGGAGAAGAAGGGCAGTTTACCAGAAGAAAGCTTTGAATCTAGCACGGAATCATCTCAAACTAATTGACAAtcggaaaaaaaaataaaaaaattgtgttgTTATGATAGGTACCAGCTGAGTGAAGTTTTCAATCTTTTCAAGAATGCGATTGATGCTAAGCTCCATCTCTTCAGATCCGGCAATGTTGGTTtcagtttcttcttcttctatttgaTCCACAATTCCATCTCCGACCTCGCCTTCGTTCTCATCCATCTACCACATCATCGTCACCatcaacaaaattataaaaatcaaaggaaaaggCACAATAGATGATTCGTTCCAAAGTGGAAAGAATGAAAAGGGACATACAGCTGGTTTCATGCGTTTTCTGGCGACTTCAGCCCCTTGGCTTTCCATCGGTTAACACTGTAGAGTGTGGACACGTTACAGTTACAAAATTACACTAATCACCAGAGTGATTCAAACAACAAATGGAGCTGCTTAGGTTGAATGTTGCCGGAAACTCACCGTGGATGAAGCCCTCGTCTCTTCGCTCTTTCTCCAATCTACTGCTCAGCAAATGCCTCAAATCTCAATCAGTCTCAACTTCTCACTCTTTGCCTCGATGGTTAGGCGCCCCCTTTTGTTCCCGAGAGGTGgagttttctcaatttt includes:
- the LOC104879810 gene encoding uncharacterized protein LOC104879810; this encodes MESQGAEVARKRMKPAMDENEGEVGDGIVDQIEEEETETNIAGSEEMELSINRILEKIENFTQLVSELLESGKTLFKDLSNEFEERMILIHKEQIEKWQEEIRELRLLDAANEEINAVLHNARCLLQNVHFHS